One part of the Agarivorans sp. Alg241-V36 genome encodes these proteins:
- the tssE gene encoding type VI secretion system baseplate subunit TssE, with protein sequence MSSVQPALQLSLLDRLSNNLDDNEATSDIYSSYGRQAYRRSIRRDLEALLNAKLHWHTWPEWYSELDLSLFSYGLPDFSSMPLSSQDGREMLCRIVEQTIRKFEPRFIDLSVTTVSDEQPLDRVLRLRIHALCHADPEPEEMTFDSEVEPVCLGIKIVE encoded by the coding sequence ATGAGCAGCGTTCAACCCGCCTTGCAGCTGTCGCTACTTGATCGTTTAAGTAATAACTTAGATGACAATGAAGCGACTAGCGACATCTATTCAAGCTACGGCCGACAAGCCTATCGGCGCAGTATTCGCCGTGACTTAGAAGCCTTGCTTAATGCCAAGTTGCATTGGCATACCTGGCCTGAATGGTACAGCGAGTTGGACCTTTCACTATTTAGTTATGGTTTGCCCGATTTTTCCTCAATGCCTTTAAGTAGCCAAGATGGCCGCGAGATGTTGTGCAGAATTGTTGAACAAACCATTCGCAAATTTGAACCGCGTTTTATCGATTTATCGGTCACCACCGTTAGTGACGAGCAGCCATTAGACAGGGTATTGCGCCTGCGTATTCATGCACTTTGCCATGCCGACCCAGAGCCTGAAGAAATGACTTTTGATTCAGAAGTAGAACCGGTATGCCTTGGCATAAAAATAGTTGAGTAG
- a CDS encoding type VI secretion system tube protein Hcp, translating into MQANTYLKYGDIKGEATAEQYKDLITLLSVDWSVAREISSHTGTAQDREASATRLCDINITKMQDKASPDLFKEATIGKGKPAVFHITKQGEKIEEIMKIELTDAMISSYSVSIQDDRPVENITISYTEMMMTVTPTDDQNNVQAPLVYGYSGVKGQQM; encoded by the coding sequence ATGCAAGCGAATACTTATTTGAAGTACGGCGATATCAAAGGTGAAGCGACAGCTGAACAGTACAAAGACTTAATTACTCTTTTGTCTGTAGACTGGTCAGTAGCACGTGAAATCTCTTCACACACTGGTACTGCTCAAGATCGTGAAGCGAGTGCAACGCGTTTATGTGATATCAACATTACTAAAATGCAAGACAAAGCTTCTCCAGATCTTTTCAAAGAAGCCACTATTGGTAAGGGTAAGCCAGCGGTTTTCCACATTACTAAGCAAGGTGAGAAAATTGAAGAAATCATGAAAATTGAATTGACTGACGCAATGATTTCTAGCTACTCAGTATCTATTCAAGATGATCGCCCAGTTGAAAACATCACTATTTCTTACACAGAAATGATGATGACTGTTACACCTACCGATGACCAAAACAATGTTCAAGCTCCGCTTGTTTACGGTTACAGCGGTGTTAAAGGCCAACAAATGTAA
- a CDS encoding type VI secretion system Vgr family protein — MEKASQSKNIIQIETPLGKDVLHLTQFDIQEGISSPFSINVSCYTNGQIISDSDVIGKPVTINLDYLKGKASVTRFFNGVVASVTSLGSRIPSEAEGEKYQDYQLQIVSNLHFLKQRSNCRIFQGLSADEIVKKIFAEHGVQVKSELKGSYPTLGYKVQYNESDFDFVHRLLEEAGIFYLIEHSKAKHSVVLADALSAYREAEESKVAFTTGSLSESHVFSWSGNLNITPGRSSKGGYDFIKPSAKPKGEQANTSLSKQQQNAEVFEYYAGSEFNPALQDAANVALEAMQRDSVVCRAGSTCATFSAGQYFGFKSHEDPAQVGKSYLITQLSLSVAITSQTGAAKNSGQVLHNQFSCIPADVLFRPSQTTARPVIHGAQTALVTGDPGEEIHVDKYGRIKVLFHWDREGKTDSNSSCWIRVSQNWAGSRYGAFFLPRVGQEVLVSFLEGDPDQPVITGALYNGDQMPPYGLPSKKSQSGIKTRSTKGGGESNFNEIRFDDDAGKELLYMQAEKDLQTEIKQSQTEKIGKDLSIDVAENQSEKVGKNLVIDVGKNIDLVAGSKITIKAGGASITLSSGGNIDIKGTSVSINGTSIALKAPAISLN; from the coding sequence ATGGAAAAGGCAAGTCAAAGTAAGAATATCATTCAAATAGAAACGCCATTGGGTAAGGATGTATTGCATCTCACTCAGTTTGATATTCAGGAAGGTATATCTTCACCTTTCTCTATTAATGTTTCTTGTTATACAAATGGGCAGATAATATCTGATTCCGACGTTATTGGAAAACCGGTTACCATTAATTTAGATTATCTAAAAGGTAAAGCCAGTGTTACCCGTTTTTTTAATGGCGTTGTTGCCAGTGTCACTTCCTTAGGTAGTCGCATACCTAGTGAAGCGGAAGGCGAAAAATACCAAGATTACCAGCTACAAATTGTATCGAATTTGCACTTTCTTAAGCAGCGCAGCAACTGCCGTATTTTTCAAGGCTTAAGTGCCGACGAAATAGTCAAAAAGATTTTTGCTGAGCACGGTGTGCAAGTAAAAAGTGAATTGAAAGGCAGTTACCCAACCTTAGGTTACAAGGTTCAATATAACGAAAGTGACTTTGACTTTGTGCATCGCTTGCTAGAAGAAGCGGGCATTTTCTACCTTATTGAACACAGCAAGGCCAAGCATAGTGTGGTATTGGCTGACGCTTTAAGCGCTTACCGAGAAGCGGAAGAAAGCAAAGTGGCATTTACCACGGGTTCGTTATCCGAATCTCACGTTTTCTCATGGAGCGGTAATCTTAACATCACCCCAGGGCGCTCTAGTAAAGGTGGCTACGACTTTATTAAGCCAAGTGCAAAACCCAAGGGTGAACAAGCCAATACTAGCCTAAGTAAGCAGCAGCAAAATGCCGAGGTGTTTGAATACTATGCCGGCTCGGAGTTTAATCCAGCTTTACAAGATGCCGCCAATGTCGCTTTAGAAGCAATGCAGCGTGACTCAGTGGTATGCCGTGCTGGCAGTACTTGCGCCACGTTTAGTGCAGGTCAGTACTTTGGTTTTAAATCCCATGAAGATCCTGCTCAGGTAGGTAAAAGCTACCTAATTACTCAATTAAGCTTAAGTGTGGCTATTACCAGCCAAACCGGCGCGGCCAAAAATAGCGGCCAAGTATTGCACAATCAGTTCTCTTGCATCCCGGCTGACGTATTGTTCAGACCATCCCAAACCACTGCTCGACCGGTGATTCATGGCGCCCAAACAGCGTTGGTGACGGGTGACCCGGGTGAAGAGATCCACGTGGATAAATACGGCCGAATTAAGGTGTTATTTCACTGGGATCGCGAAGGTAAAACCGACAGCAATAGTTCTTGTTGGATACGGGTTTCGCAAAACTGGGCGGGTAGTCGTTATGGTGCCTTCTTCTTGCCTCGTGTCGGCCAAGAAGTATTGGTGAGCTTTTTAGAAGGTGACCCAGACCAGCCTGTCATTACCGGGGCACTATATAACGGCGATCAAATGCCACCTTATGGCTTGCCAAGTAAGAAATCGCAATCGGGGATTAAAACTCGCTCCACTAAGGGTGGCGGCGAAAGCAACTTTAACGAGATCCGTTTTGATGATGACGCCGGCAAAGAGCTACTTTACATGCAGGCCGAGAAAGATCTGCAAACTGAAATTAAGCAAAGCCAAACCGAAAAGATTGGCAAAGACCTAAGCATTGATGTTGCTGAAAATCAGTCAGAAAAAGTCGGTAAAAATCTAGTGATTGATGTGGGTAAAAACATTGACCTAGTGGCTGGCAGCAAAATCACCATTAAAGCTGGTGGCGCGTCCATCACCTTATCTAGCGGCGGAAACATTGATATTAAAGGAACCTCGGTTTCTATCAATGGCACCTCCATTGCGCTTAAAGCGCCAGCTATTTCACTCAACTAA
- the tssF gene encoding type VI secretion system baseplate subunit TssF, with product MSDELLKYYNRELAYLRHMGAEFAERYPKVAGRLRMSEENVEDPHVSRLLEGVSLLTAQVRQKLDDSFPELTEALLGQLYPDYHAPIPSMSVIKMSTQNVTDYSLMIPKGTELETQVPGYKSCRFNTCYDTEMWPVEVTQASFEGAPFKAPRPNFQKNAAAVIKLRLSCEFDDVAFSDVGVQKMRFYIHGQPQLSYKLYQLIFQSSVGLAFASPGSLQANHYLQARHISAVGFSDDEKVVPYDQRSFNGYRLLVEHFLCPEKFMFFELQDLDPSWFGDQHEVDLYIYLDSDSDILAKQLTADNILLGCVPVINLFEDELEPLRLDPARFEHRLVPRYRDADISEVVRVTKVEAFDQHDNSVDVTPFYGSQLPHYPQAGNLFWTLRRELNKWAGGHDEPGVESYLAVVDGDAKALDIEEHEQWLVSAKALCSNRNLPARLPFGGGQPSIVVPSRADSLKNVRCLLPFSEPVRPAMFDASRWQLASHLTLNHFAQPNAVKLLQELLQLYDFKQSPQTKVLIEAIAKVNIERATARVVQNGRVGFCHGSDIILEFVNQELSGINLFFFGNVLAHFFAQYTTINSFTRLTIKQLGASDVLHRWPAMAGDKELI from the coding sequence ATGAGTGACGAGCTATTAAAGTACTATAACCGCGAGCTAGCTTACTTACGCCACATGGGCGCAGAGTTTGCTGAGCGTTACCCTAAGGTAGCGGGGCGTTTGCGCATGAGCGAAGAGAACGTTGAAGACCCGCATGTGTCTCGCTTGCTCGAAGGGGTTTCTTTATTAACCGCCCAAGTGAGACAAAAACTGGATGACAGTTTTCCAGAACTCACCGAGGCTTTGTTAGGCCAGCTTTACCCCGATTATCACGCGCCGATCCCGTCGATGTCGGTGATCAAAATGAGCACCCAAAACGTCACTGACTATAGCTTGATGATCCCCAAGGGCACTGAGTTAGAAACCCAAGTGCCGGGCTACAAAAGCTGCCGTTTTAATACTTGTTACGATACCGAAATGTGGCCAGTTGAGGTGACGCAGGCAAGTTTTGAAGGCGCGCCATTTAAAGCACCTCGACCTAATTTTCAAAAGAATGCCGCCGCGGTAATAAAACTGCGTTTAAGCTGCGAATTTGATGACGTGGCCTTTAGTGATGTGGGCGTGCAAAAGATGCGCTTTTACATCCATGGTCAACCGCAGCTTAGCTACAAGCTTTATCAACTTATTTTCCAATCTAGTGTTGGCTTGGCCTTTGCCTCTCCGGGTAGCTTACAAGCCAACCATTACTTGCAGGCTCGCCACATCAGTGCGGTGGGTTTTTCCGACGATGAGAAAGTCGTGCCTTACGATCAGCGTAGTTTTAATGGCTATCGTTTGTTGGTAGAGCATTTTCTCTGCCCCGAAAAATTCATGTTTTTTGAGCTGCAGGATCTCGACCCAAGTTGGTTTGGCGACCAGCATGAGGTTGATTTATACATTTATCTCGACAGCGATTCAGACATTCTGGCGAAGCAGCTTACTGCCGACAACATCCTATTGGGCTGTGTGCCGGTGATAAACTTATTTGAAGATGAACTGGAACCACTGCGCCTAGACCCGGCTCGCTTCGAGCATCGCTTAGTGCCTCGTTATCGCGATGCCGATATTTCTGAAGTGGTACGGGTGACCAAAGTAGAAGCCTTCGACCAACACGATAATAGTGTAGATGTAACGCCGTTTTATGGCAGCCAATTGCCGCATTATCCGCAAGCGGGCAACTTATTCTGGACCTTGCGCCGCGAGCTAAATAAGTGGGCTGGTGGTCATGATGAGCCAGGTGTCGAAAGCTATTTAGCGGTGGTAGACGGCGATGCTAAAGCTTTGGATATTGAAGAGCATGAGCAGTGGTTAGTATCAGCCAAAGCCTTGTGTAGTAACCGTAATTTACCAGCACGCTTGCCCTTTGGTGGCGGTCAGCCATCTATCGTGGTGCCAAGTCGCGCCGATTCACTAAAAAATGTGCGTTGTTTGTTGCCGTTTAGCGAACCGGTTCGTCCAGCTATGTTTGACGCCTCTCGCTGGCAGTTAGCTAGTCATTTAACCCTTAATCACTTTGCTCAGCCTAATGCGGTCAAGTTACTGCAAGAGCTATTGCAGCTGTACGATTTTAAACAATCACCGCAAACCAAAGTGCTGATTGAAGCGATTGCCAAGGTCAATATTGAACGGGCCACCGCGCGGGTTGTGCAAAATGGCCGAGTAGGTTTTTGCCATGGCTCAGACATTATTCTTGAGTTTGTTAACCAGGAACTCTCTGGTATCAACCTGTTTTTCTTTGGCAACGTATTGGCGCACTTTTTTGCCCAATACACCACCATTAATAGCTTTACGCGCTTAACCATTAAACAGCTTGGTGCCAGTGATGTATTGCACCGTTGGCCAGCAATGGCCGGTGACAAGGAGCTGATATGA
- a CDS encoding PAAR domain-containing protein, with the protein MGKPVAMLGSFHVCPKVQNKVPHVGGPVVGGNGTVTAGGMPVACVGDKLVCIGPPDTIKSGSSSVTVGGKAVARLGDSTAHGGKIVVGNPTVLIG; encoded by the coding sequence ATGGGTAAGCCAGTAGCAATGCTTGGGTCATTTCACGTGTGTCCTAAAGTGCAAAATAAAGTACCTCACGTAGGTGGCCCAGTTGTGGGCGGCAATGGCACGGTGACCGCCGGTGGAATGCCGGTTGCCTGCGTGGGCGATAAGTTAGTCTGTATTGGCCCACCAGATACTATTAAGTCGGGCTCATCATCGGTGACCGTTGGCGGTAAAGCGGTGGCGCGTTTAGGTGATTCAACCGCTCATGGCGGCAAAATTGTAGTTGGTAATCCTACGGTGTTAATAGGCTAA
- a CDS encoding type VI secretion system accessory protein TagJ, translating to MQQTIKQLIQQGQLSEAIAQTIAHLKVMPKDLDTRSSFIELLCIDGQLERADQQLDLLVKQHPQCVPGALNMRQIVHAAQSRVDFAAGGDTASLVTGASQSLAPLVEVRLAQLNQNKDEFEQAAQQLESLRESAELEINGKACKDLRDLDDSLAGYLEVFGSNGLYYFVPFSDITWLKLLPETTMFEHIWRRAELDIKDGPSGEVFLPMTYLNSETDAEKLGRETDWQAILGGEFYQGRGQKMWLVNDDALAVSQLESFSAETTTEVAE from the coding sequence ATGCAACAAACTATTAAGCAGTTGATTCAACAAGGACAGTTAAGTGAAGCAATCGCCCAAACCATTGCTCACCTTAAAGTCATGCCTAAAGACTTAGATACCCGCAGCAGCTTTATTGAGTTGTTATGTATCGACGGCCAACTGGAGCGTGCCGACCAACAACTGGATTTGTTAGTTAAGCAGCATCCCCAATGTGTACCTGGCGCCTTAAACATGCGCCAAATAGTGCATGCGGCGCAATCGCGTGTCGATTTTGCAGCTGGTGGCGATACCGCAAGCTTAGTGACTGGCGCTTCGCAAAGCTTGGCGCCTTTAGTTGAAGTACGTTTGGCCCAGTTAAACCAAAATAAAGATGAGTTTGAGCAAGCGGCGCAACAGCTAGAAAGTTTGCGTGAATCCGCTGAATTGGAAATTAACGGTAAAGCTTGTAAGGATCTGCGTGATTTAGACGACAGCTTAGCCGGTTACTTAGAAGTATTTGGCTCTAACGGCCTTTACTACTTTGTTCCGTTTTCCGACATTACATGGTTAAAACTATTGCCTGAGACCACCATGTTTGAACATATCTGGCGCCGCGCAGAGCTGGATATTAAAGATGGCCCATCTGGCGAAGTATTCTTGCCAATGACTTACCTAAACAGCGAAACCGATGCTGAAAAACTTGGGCGTGAAACAGACTGGCAAGCGATTTTAGGCGGTGAGTTCTACCAAGGCCGCGGCCAAAAAATGTGGTTGGTGAATGACGATGCCCTAGCGGTTTCTCAATTAGAGTCTTTCTCTGCAGAAACCACTACCGAGGTTGCTGAGTAA
- the tssG gene encoding type VI secretion system baseplate subunit TssG: MKLFDTLNSGSEQDFHHSVVAIQASRGAQHNGVGSDTLPKNEALRFKVPQNLGFPGKALERVEVPHSDEQPYSVFVNFFGLTGPSGVMPRHYSEWVMDRCKQKDESTRDFLDIFHHRLISLYHRAWEKYQFPLQYQRQQQTNKKDPISSALHSLSGTSNHTQQYLGGLFAQSIRSAQGLKQIVELISGCKVVVNERLGQWLSLSEEEQSSLASRVNPEGQHAQLGRSATLGSKVWDVGSALEIEIHAENAKGAQQLLPGSKTLSLLQETVAEYLPAHVRPRWSLMARYRDMPSSRLGNSGLGLGQGSALTINSKRMDEQTKIPIA; the protein is encoded by the coding sequence ATGAAGCTGTTTGATACCTTAAATAGCGGTAGCGAGCAGGACTTCCACCATAGTGTGGTTGCCATTCAAGCCAGTCGTGGTGCTCAGCACAACGGCGTGGGTTCGGATACTCTGCCAAAAAATGAAGCACTGCGTTTTAAAGTTCCGCAAAACCTCGGTTTTCCTGGTAAGGCTTTAGAGCGTGTTGAAGTGCCTCATTCTGATGAGCAGCCCTATTCGGTATTTGTTAACTTTTTTGGATTAACCGGACCCAGCGGTGTGATGCCTCGTCATTACAGCGAATGGGTTATGGATCGCTGTAAACAGAAAGATGAGTCGACGCGCGATTTTCTGGATATCTTCCATCATCGACTGATTTCTTTGTATCACCGCGCTTGGGAAAAATACCAATTTCCGCTGCAATATCAGCGTCAGCAGCAAACCAACAAAAAAGACCCTATTTCTAGTGCTTTGCACTCTTTATCGGGCACTTCAAATCATACTCAGCAATACCTTGGTGGTTTGTTTGCTCAATCGATTCGCAGTGCCCAAGGCTTAAAGCAAATCGTGGAATTGATTTCTGGTTGCAAGGTGGTGGTTAACGAGCGCTTAGGCCAATGGTTATCGCTCAGTGAAGAAGAGCAAAGCAGCTTGGCCAGCCGAGTAAATCCAGAAGGGCAGCACGCTCAACTGGGGCGCAGTGCCACGCTTGGTAGCAAGGTATGGGATGTGGGCTCAGCGTTAGAAATCGAGATTCATGCAGAAAATGCAAAAGGAGCTCAGCAACTTTTGCCCGGCAGTAAAACACTTTCATTATTACAAGAAACCGTCGCCGAATATCTACCTGCGCATGTGCGTCCTCGTTGGAGCCTTATGGCTCGTTATCGAGATATGCCAAGTTCGCGTTTAGGTAACAGCGGTTTGGGCTTAGGCCAAGGTAGCGCGCTAACCATTAACAGTAAGCGAATGGACGAACAAACCAAGATTCCCATCGCGTAG
- the tssH gene encoding type VI secretion system ATPase TssH: MSTMTLKSMVEKLSPAAKQSLEAAAALSNSRSHFSVEIQHWLLAMCEGQTEDLMLVAEHFSVDLDALAADLNRNLERAKTGNQQTPGLSPQIVSLLSAAWMAATIEYSTDNIAPIHIIHALLNDDTLSFSTMHFLKQLESVDPSQLAQVWPSLSQNAEAAPASQNKGSGKTPSLDQFTIDLTEQACSGKLDPILGRDEEIRQMIDILTRRRQNNPILTGEAGVGKTAVVEGLAQRIADNDVPESLQNVKIHVLDLALLQAGAGMKGEFENRLKSVISEVKNSATPIIVFIDEAHTLIGSGGQAGQNDAANLLKPALARGELRTIAATTWAEYKKYFEKDAALTRRFQVVKVEEPGEEKAIVMLRGLLPVMEKHHRVSISDQALQAAVRLSNRYINARQLPDKAVALLDTACARVAMSQAATPSQVERLQRKQQQLVAQIEQLEREQLTGSEHQELLQQLNAELVDTQRAFEQAEVTWRDEQGMVLQAKQHADSILNTEEETAEDARDQLVAIKANLAEVAQPMVFLEVDEVLVAEVIADWTGIPLGRMQSDEVETILSLPQKMGERIVGQDHALELISKVVQTARAQLSDERKPNGVFLLTGPSGTGKTETALTLAEQVYGSEDNLTVINMSEFKEEHKVSLLVGSPPGYVGYGEGGVLTEAVRRKPYSVVLLDEMEKAHPGVQDIFYQVFDKGTIKDGEGRDIDFKNTIIIMTSNVGTETTTGLFEDEETAPDIEGLKQALSDDLLAVFKPAFIGRLNLIPFVPLNRETLSQIVRLQLGRVEQRFARNYQAELCFSEAVVEHLNDQSQNADVGARAIQNNIQNELLPVISNKVLEAVSQRLNIEKISVDLVEDTYSVEML, from the coding sequence ATGTCGACAATGACTTTAAAATCAATGGTTGAGAAGCTATCGCCAGCAGCCAAGCAGAGCCTAGAAGCGGCCGCTGCGCTGTCTAATAGTCGTAGCCATTTTAGTGTAGAAATCCAACATTGGTTATTGGCGATGTGTGAAGGCCAAACCGAAGATCTCATGTTGGTTGCAGAGCATTTTTCAGTAGATTTGGACGCCTTAGCGGCCGACCTTAACCGTAATTTAGAGCGCGCAAAAACCGGTAACCAACAAACCCCGGGCTTGTCTCCGCAAATTGTTAGTCTGTTAAGTGCTGCTTGGATGGCCGCCACTATTGAATACAGCACCGACAATATCGCGCCAATTCATATTATTCATGCCTTGCTCAACGACGATACGCTTAGCTTCAGCACCATGCATTTCTTAAAGCAGCTTGAAAGTGTAGACCCAAGCCAATTGGCGCAAGTGTGGCCGAGCTTGAGCCAAAATGCTGAAGCCGCGCCTGCCAGTCAAAATAAAGGCTCGGGCAAAACGCCAAGCCTGGACCAATTTACTATCGACCTCACCGAGCAAGCGTGCTCTGGCAAGCTTGATCCAATTCTTGGCCGCGATGAAGAAATTCGTCAGATGATTGATATTTTAACCCGTCGTCGCCAAAACAACCCGATCCTTACTGGTGAAGCGGGTGTAGGTAAAACTGCGGTAGTTGAAGGCTTAGCGCAACGTATCGCCGATAATGATGTGCCGGAATCACTGCAAAACGTAAAAATTCATGTATTAGATTTGGCGCTACTGCAAGCTGGTGCAGGTATGAAGGGTGAGTTTGAAAACCGCCTTAAATCGGTGATTAGCGAAGTGAAGAACTCTGCTACACCGATCATCGTGTTTATCGACGAAGCGCATACCTTGATTGGCAGTGGTGGCCAAGCGGGTCAAAACGATGCGGCAAACTTACTTAAGCCTGCGTTAGCACGTGGCGAGTTACGCACTATCGCAGCGACTACTTGGGCGGAATACAAAAAGTACTTTGAAAAAGACGCTGCGCTTACCCGTCGTTTCCAAGTGGTTAAAGTTGAAGAGCCAGGCGAAGAAAAAGCCATTGTTATGCTGCGTGGTTTGTTGCCAGTAATGGAAAAACACCACCGCGTATCAATAAGCGACCAAGCCTTGCAAGCGGCAGTCCGCTTGTCTAATCGTTACATTAATGCGCGCCAACTACCTGATAAAGCAGTCGCTTTACTTGATACAGCTTGTGCGCGTGTTGCCATGAGCCAAGCGGCTACACCTAGCCAAGTAGAGCGATTACAACGCAAGCAACAGCAGCTTGTAGCGCAAATAGAACAGCTAGAGCGCGAGCAACTTACCGGTTCAGAGCATCAAGAATTGCTGCAGCAACTCAATGCCGAACTAGTAGACACCCAAAGGGCTTTTGAGCAAGCAGAAGTAACTTGGCGAGACGAGCAGGGCATGGTGCTTCAAGCCAAGCAGCACGCCGATAGCATATTAAACACCGAGGAAGAAACAGCAGAGGATGCTCGCGACCAACTGGTAGCAATTAAAGCCAACTTGGCCGAAGTGGCTCAACCCATGGTGTTTTTAGAAGTGGATGAAGTGCTGGTGGCAGAAGTGATCGCCGACTGGACAGGCATTCCACTAGGTCGCATGCAATCAGACGAAGTTGAAACCATTTTAAGTTTGCCTCAAAAAATGGGCGAGCGAATTGTTGGTCAAGACCACGCCTTAGAGCTAATTAGCAAAGTGGTGCAAACCGCGCGTGCTCAACTCAGTGATGAGCGCAAACCTAATGGGGTATTTTTGCTTACTGGCCCAAGCGGAACCGGTAAAACCGAAACGGCATTAACCCTAGCAGAGCAGGTTTATGGCAGCGAAGATAACTTAACCGTTATTAATATGTCAGAATTTAAAGAAGAGCATAAAGTCTCTTTGTTAGTGGGCTCACCGCCAGGTTACGTTGGTTATGGTGAGGGTGGTGTACTTACCGAAGCGGTGCGTCGCAAACCCTATAGTGTAGTGCTGCTTGATGAGATGGAAAAAGCCCACCCGGGCGTGCAAGACATTTTTTATCAAGTGTTCGACAAAGGCACCATTAAAGATGGTGAAGGTCGAGACATTGATTTTAAAAACACCATCATCATTATGACCTCAAACGTAGGTACCGAAACGACCACCGGCTTGTTTGAAGATGAAGAAACGGCTCCAGACATCGAAGGTTTGAAACAAGCTTTAAGTGATGACTTGCTGGCAGTATTTAAGCCTGCCTTTATTGGTCGTTTAAACCTAATCCCATTTGTGCCGCTTAATCGCGAAACGCTTAGCCAAATTGTTCGCTTACAGTTGGGCAGAGTAGAGCAACGTTTTGCTCGAAATTACCAAGCAGAATTGTGCTTTTCTGAAGCGGTGGTCGAGCACTTAAACGATCAATCTCAAAATGCTGATGTAGGCGCGAGAGCGATTCAAAATAATATTCAAAATGAACTGTTGCCAGTGATCTCTAATAAGGTCTTGGAAGCAGTGTCTCAGCGCTTGAATATAGAGAAAATTAGCGTTGATTTAGTTGAAGATACTTATTCTGTAGAAATGTTGTAA